A genomic window from Aricia agestis chromosome 8, ilAriAges1.1, whole genome shotgun sequence includes:
- the LOC121729472 gene encoding pro-corazonin-like, with translation MSAMLQNLSLLLIMITLSSVTAQTFQYSRGWKNGKRDRTNTHHDLNKPEKISLCQIQKLQYLLDGKVTESLLMPCDLEEPSRQKLKISQDFYDNYQ, from the coding sequence ATGTCCGCCATGCTACAGAACTTGTCTCTGCTCCTCATCATGATCACCCTGTCGTCAGTCACAGCGCAGACCTTCCAATATTCTCGCGGCTGGAAGAACGGCAAGCGAGACAGGACTAACACTCATCATGACCTCAACAAGCCAGAAAAGATCAGCCTCTGTCAGATCCAGAAGCTGCAGTATCTTCTAGACGGGAAGGTAACTGAGAGTCTGTTGATGCCCTGCGATTTGGAAGAGCCGAGCCGACAGAAACTCAAGATCTCTCAAGATTTCTACGACAACTACcagtaa